Proteins encoded together in one Chryseobacterium sp. G0201 window:
- a CDS encoding NAD(P)-dependent oxidoreductase: MSKKVIVFGATGLMGKQIVKENLKSGNKVSVYIRQNEYPENVTIITGELNDENKIAEAIKGFDVIVSAVGNRNYEDPTMVVAPVGKLLAKLVLDNQRLIIVGGSGLTLHDSKTLRRDLAGQPEFLKNQRADHWEAYTNIALLDINYLFICPTMVVEGDADGNYLSQENYFPKSEAKQISAGNVGHFIAKEIVENKFNKTRIGLVNS; encoded by the coding sequence ATGTCAAAAAAAGTAATTGTTTTCGGGGCAACAGGCTTAATGGGAAAACAAATTGTAAAAGAAAATTTAAAATCAGGAAATAAAGTAAGTGTTTACATCCGACAAAACGAATACCCTGAAAATGTGACCATTATCACAGGTGAACTGAATGATGAAAACAAAATTGCAGAAGCCATCAAAGGTTTTGATGTCATTGTTTCAGCTGTTGGAAACAGAAACTACGAAGACCCAACTATGGTCGTTGCACCCGTTGGAAAATTATTAGCCAAATTGGTTTTGGATAACCAACGGTTAATTATAGTTGGCGGTTCAGGACTTACGTTACACGACAGTAAAACATTGCGCAGAGATTTGGCAGGACAACCCGAATTTCTAAAAAATCAACGAGCCGACCATTGGGAAGCTTATACGAACATCGCACTATTAGACATAAATTATCTTTTTATCTGCCCAACAATGGTGGTTGAAGGCGATGCAGATGGAAACTATCTTTCACAAGAAAATTATTTCCCTAAAAGTGAAGCCAAGCAAATTTCGGCTGGAAATGTGGGGCATTTTATTGCAAAAGAAATTGTAGAAAATAAATTTAACAAAACAAGAATAGGATTAGTAAATAGCTAA
- a CDS encoding single-stranded DNA-binding protein, with the protein MNIIGRLTADAKASILKDERSVVNFSIAVNDSYKNKQGEWIKLTEYVDCSFWQSPKVVPVLTQGTLVELTGWASARAWKDQSGEPKARINFHTSQFKVLKRGGKKSDETFSPQGSDSMGGSNPEHDDLPF; encoded by the coding sequence ATGAACATCATTGGAAGATTAACAGCAGATGCAAAAGCAAGCATCCTGAAAGACGAAAGGTCAGTCGTTAACTTTTCTATCGCAGTAAACGATAGCTACAAAAACAAACAGGGTGAGTGGATAAAACTCACTGAGTATGTGGACTGCTCATTTTGGCAATCGCCAAAAGTAGTACCTGTACTCACGCAAGGTACATTGGTAGAGCTCACAGGATGGGCAAGCGCAAGAGCGTGGAAAGACCAGAGCGGAGAACCCAAAGCACGCATTAATTTTCACACCTCACAATTCAAAGTCTTAAAAAGGGGCGGTAAAAAAAGTGATGAAACTTTCTCTCCACAGGGCAGCGATAGTATGGGCGGTAGCAATCCCGAACATGATGACCTCCCTTTCTAG
- a CDS encoding O-methyltransferase, with protein MMSEIISKTNIIHNFLIQHRNTWTDYNVPFEDGQELEKLILSNNSKNILEIGTSSGHSTIWLAKAAEKIGGKVITIEIDKGRFEKAKANFEKAGVSHLIEMKLGDAMQIIQTLNEVFDFVFSDATWSTQPAEGYTTFFKLCEPKIKIGGLYTMHNVIDGYGDDGRFFKYLEKLGTYKTSIINVSHNGISVSKKLK; from the coding sequence ATGATGAGCGAAATAATATCCAAAACGAATATCATTCACAATTTCTTAATCCAGCACCGTAATACCTGGACAGATTACAACGTGCCTTTTGAAGACGGACAAGAATTAGAAAAACTAATCCTTTCCAACAACTCTAAAAATATTTTAGAAATTGGTACATCCAGCGGTCACTCTACCATTTGGTTGGCAAAAGCGGCAGAAAAAATAGGCGGAAAAGTAATAACCATTGAAATAGACAAAGGCAGATTTGAAAAAGCAAAAGCCAATTTTGAAAAAGCTGGAGTTTCCCATTTAATAGAAATGAAATTGGGTGATGCGATGCAAATTATCCAAACATTAAACGAGGTTTTCGATTTTGTTTTTTCCGATGCAACGTGGAGCACACAACCTGCGGAAGGTTATACCACTTTCTTTAAACTTTGTGAGCCAAAAATAAAAATTGGCGGACTTTATACAATGCACAATGTTATTGATGGTTATGGCGATGATGGAAGATTTTTCAAGTATTTAGAAAAATTAGGCACGTATAAAACATCAATTATTAATGTTTCGCACAACGGAATTTCAGTCAGTAAAAAATTAAAATAA
- a CDS encoding DUF932 domain-containing protein — translation MAHNLNFNDKTGKYSFFSVQQKAWHGLGQIVEDYPTSEEAIKHAGLDYEVIKAPLFTKGGTMSIDNDGEIKEPSDILLPNNFATLRTDTNTALGVVGKDYHIVQNREAFSFFDAIVGGGDGILYETAGALGNGERIFITAKLPDYIRVGNGDDVTEKYIFLTTSHDGSGSITAAFTPIRIVCQNTLNASLRSMSNVVRIKHTAGAKQRLDDAHKVMGLANKMSTELEGIFNQWAKVRVNDKEVKRLIQLALCPNKETLDHLHKGNEDEISTVFKNTVEDAFAYAMLSDTQQMETTKGTLFGAYNAVTGYYQNVRSYKDSEAKVQSIVMGGTAQTKAQKAFDLCTSFEKIGTDALCFN, via the coding sequence ATGGCACACAATTTAAATTTCAACGACAAAACAGGTAAGTATTCATTTTTTTCTGTTCAGCAGAAAGCATGGCACGGATTAGGGCAAATCGTAGAAGATTATCCCACAAGTGAAGAGGCGATTAAACACGCAGGATTGGACTACGAAGTCATCAAAGCACCTTTGTTTACCAAGGGCGGTACAATGTCTATTGATAACGATGGAGAAATCAAAGAACCTTCCGACATCTTACTACCTAACAATTTTGCAACACTACGCACCGACACCAATACTGCACTCGGTGTCGTAGGTAAAGACTACCATATCGTTCAAAACAGAGAAGCCTTTTCTTTCTTTGATGCCATTGTAGGCGGTGGGGATGGAATCCTGTACGAGACAGCAGGAGCATTGGGCAACGGGGAACGTATTTTTATTACAGCCAAACTCCCCGACTATATCCGTGTAGGTAATGGCGATGATGTAACCGAAAAGTATATTTTCTTAACCACCTCCCACGATGGTAGCGGAAGTATCACTGCCGCATTTACCCCTATTCGCATCGTTTGCCAGAATACCCTTAACGCTTCATTGCGCAGTATGTCCAATGTCGTGCGCATCAAACATACCGCAGGGGCTAAACAACGTTTGGACGATGCCCACAAAGTAATGGGACTGGCTAACAAAATGAGTACCGAATTGGAGGGAATCTTTAACCAATGGGCGAAAGTCCGTGTAAATGATAAAGAAGTAAAACGCCTTATTCAATTGGCGCTATGCCCCAACAAAGAAACCCTTGACCATCTGCACAAAGGCAATGAAGATGAAATTTCCACCGTATTCAAAAATACCGTTGAAGATGCATTTGCTTACGCCATGCTATCAGATACCCAACAAATGGAAACCACAAAAGGAACTTTGTTCGGGGCATATAATGCCGTGACAGGCTACTATCAGAATGTACGCAGTTACAAGGATAGCGAAGCCAAAGTACAGTCCATTGTCATGGGCGGTACAGCGCAAACGAAAGCACAAAAAGCATTTGACCTCTGCACCTCTTTTGAAAAAATAGGTACAGATGCACTTTGCTTCAATTAA
- a CDS encoding O-antigen ligase family protein, giving the protein MKMNVPINSGSNANYFTSLIPFTLGIYFQASPQRTGKIIKLLALVLFIFCIITIFNSHARLAYVSIIIGLGYSLYKIILPEKMKLRINKRYVWITCALLLLVLLYILYSINKESVHGRFLIYKISFNIIQENPIFGSGLGSFKSLYNNYQAEYFQSHKVSVPLQLLADDTFEPFNEILRILVELGIVGLSFVVIFVSISYRSIKMIKNPTPIQYGAIGSLLSIAVCCTLSYPLSLTSIIVNVFFFIAVLTAGIEPELISWNFSPHFSFRIALTICVSILSFLIFKKEIRYLESCYVWEKASFNALQGDFATARPLYNKASVELSTNGKFLVNYGSEQIIAGLSKEGVLTLRKAENYLPCTTLYLYLGDGYSNLYNLHKAELSYKKAISMVPSKFMGKYKLMKLALKRNKTSDATNIAREILSYPVKIPSPEVKNIKISASKVLTDQN; this is encoded by the coding sequence ATGAAAATGAATGTGCCTATTAATTCGGGCTCCAATGCTAATTATTTTACCTCACTTATTCCTTTTACTCTTGGCATTTATTTTCAGGCAAGTCCACAGCGCACTGGAAAGATTATAAAGCTACTGGCATTAGTACTTTTCATCTTTTGCATTATTACAATTTTCAATAGTCATGCTAGATTAGCCTATGTGAGTATCATTATTGGATTAGGTTATTCGTTATATAAAATCATTTTACCGGAAAAAATGAAGTTGCGAATTAATAAGAGATATGTCTGGATTACTTGCGCGCTGCTACTTTTAGTTTTATTGTATATCCTATACTCGATTAACAAAGAATCTGTTCATGGTCGATTTTTAATATATAAAATAAGCTTTAATATTATACAAGAAAACCCAATCTTTGGATCAGGCTTAGGCAGTTTTAAATCCTTGTATAATAACTATCAGGCAGAATATTTTCAAAGTCATAAGGTATCTGTCCCATTACAGCTTCTTGCGGATGACACTTTCGAACCCTTCAATGAAATACTGCGAATTTTGGTAGAATTAGGAATAGTAGGGCTATCCTTTGTTGTAATTTTTGTTTCGATATCTTATCGTTCGATAAAAATGATAAAAAATCCTACACCAATCCAATATGGCGCAATAGGATCACTTTTATCAATCGCAGTATGCTGTACGCTTTCTTACCCGTTATCACTTACATCAATTATTGTTAATGTATTTTTTTTTATTGCGGTACTCACTGCGGGAATAGAACCCGAACTTATATCATGGAATTTCTCTCCACATTTTTCGTTTAGAATAGCACTTACAATTTGCGTTAGCATTCTTTCATTTCTTATTTTCAAAAAGGAAATCAGATACCTTGAAAGCTGTTATGTTTGGGAGAAGGCTTCATTCAATGCACTCCAAGGAGATTTTGCCACAGCACGACCCTTATACAATAAAGCTAGCGTTGAACTAAGCACCAATGGTAAATTCCTTGTAAATTACGGCTCAGAACAAATTATAGCCGGTTTATCTAAAGAAGGCGTCCTAACACTTAGGAAGGCAGAAAATTATTTGCCCTGCACCACACTATACCTCTATCTTGGTGATGGGTATTCTAATTTATATAATTTACATAAAGCCGAACTTTCTTACAAAAAAGCCATTTCAATGGTACCAAGTAAATTTATGGGTAAATATAAACTGATGAAACTTGCATTAAAACGTAACAAAACATCTGACGCTACCAATATTGCTCGCGAAATACTTTCATATCCTGTAAAAATCCCCTCACCTGAAGTGAAGAATATAAAAATTTCTGCGAGCAAAGTTCTGACAGATCAGAATTAG
- a CDS encoding endonuclease/exonuclease/phosphatase family protein: MCDTLDNMRIITWNCNMAYRKKADFILTHKPDILIVPECEHPDKLLFSVDTPKPTDVLWFGKNQNKGLAIFSYSDYRFKVLDDHNQDLKMIIPIAVTCGQFDFNLFAVWANNPADREGQYIEQVWKAIHYYDSLLASTKTVLVGDFNSNKIWDRQHREKTHSSVVQLLEDKGIFSTYHLYHKQAQGTEEHPTLYMYRHKDKPYHIDYCFVSADMVEKIKSVEIGDYDFWTKYSDHVPVIVTFNDE; this comes from the coding sequence TTGTGTGACACCCTAGACAATATGAGAATAATAACCTGGAACTGCAATATGGCTTACAGGAAAAAAGCCGATTTCATTCTGACCCATAAACCAGACATTTTAATCGTTCCCGAATGCGAGCATCCGGACAAGCTCTTATTTTCGGTTGACACACCAAAGCCAACAGACGTTTTGTGGTTCGGAAAAAATCAAAATAAGGGACTTGCAATATTTTCCTACAGTGATTATCGGTTTAAGGTTCTTGACGACCATAACCAGGATTTGAAAATGATTATCCCTATCGCTGTAACGTGCGGACAATTTGACTTTAACCTATTTGCAGTTTGGGCTAATAATCCAGCAGACCGAGAAGGACAATATATTGAACAGGTTTGGAAAGCTATTCACTATTACGACTCCTTACTGGCGAGCACAAAGACCGTTCTTGTTGGTGATTTCAACAGCAACAAAATTTGGGACAGACAGCACAGAGAAAAAACGCATTCAAGTGTTGTACAACTTTTAGAAGATAAAGGGATTTTTAGTACTTATCATTTATATCATAAGCAAGCGCAGGGAACAGAAGAGCATCCGACACTTTACATGTATCGGCACAAGGACAAGCCGTATCATATCGACTATTGCTTTGTCTCAGCAGATATGGTGGAAAAAATTAAGTCTGTGGAAATTGGCGATTACGATTTTTGGACCAAATATAGCGACCACGTCCCAGTAATTGTTACCTTTAACGATGAGTAA
- a CDS encoding PRTRC system protein E, giving the protein MERTNFFNQIAQMNFTGDLQITIKKGAESNWIVSVLLQNESCGDNAKHLIVPCTLRGTAQELDEDFFATITSPLEMASGLMVNMESFMKQMEEAKKNSAIEKEKSEKEKKEKEGKDKKFQEAMSKSADLEKEHKYKEAWTALPKIADFPEYNEAIRKRMSELEKFLAPSLFGE; this is encoded by the coding sequence ATGGAACGAACTAATTTTTTCAATCAGATAGCCCAAATGAATTTTACAGGAGATTTGCAAATCACCATCAAAAAGGGCGCAGAAAGCAATTGGATAGTATCGGTATTGCTTCAAAACGAAAGTTGTGGCGATAATGCCAAACACTTAATCGTACCCTGTACGCTTAGGGGAACAGCACAGGAATTGGACGAGGACTTTTTCGCAACCATCACCTCACCACTTGAAATGGCTTCGGGACTAATGGTTAATATGGAAAGCTTTATGAAACAGATGGAGGAAGCCAAAAAAAATTCGGCAATAGAAAAGGAAAAATCCGAAAAGGAGAAAAAAGAAAAAGAGGGAAAAGATAAAAAATTTCAGGAAGCCATGTCAAAATCTGCTGACCTTGAAAAAGAACACAAGTATAAGGAAGCTTGGACAGCATTGCCAAAAATCGCAGACTTTCCCGAATACAACGAAGCCATCCGCAAAAGAATGTCGGAACTAGAAAAATTTCTTGCCCCTAGCCTATTCGGGGAGTAA
- a CDS encoding AraC family transcriptional regulator, with translation MFKTISIADLINQSHKQIDFLVDKFEDMVEPENIEFPHTHNFYEILWITNGTSGQNIDYKNYTISEDTLFFISPGQLHLFEEWENIQGYAILFTEQFFLQIFQNKNILFELSYLDNFHENPFLKLKNEDKKAIEPIVDLLYQESKSSEKSTETIQALLLVLLRRIQKIFSAKNNQNSSKHQMVIFKQFKNLIELNFAKNLSVSDYASQLHISTHHLNTSIKTISGKTPTEIIKKRIILEAQQLLHFSELTVSQITDQLGFEDSSYFARYFKKQVGVSPLEFRKSIS, from the coding sequence ATGTTCAAAACAATATCTATTGCTGACCTCATCAATCAATCTCATAAACAGATTGATTTTTTGGTGGACAAATTTGAAGATATGGTAGAACCCGAAAATATTGAATTTCCACACACCCATAATTTTTATGAAATTTTGTGGATTACAAATGGGACAAGCGGCCAGAATATTGATTATAAAAATTATACTATTTCGGAAGATACCCTGTTTTTTATTTCGCCGGGTCAGCTGCATTTGTTTGAAGAATGGGAAAATATACAAGGCTATGCCATATTATTCACAGAACAGTTTTTTCTTCAAATATTTCAAAATAAGAACATCCTTTTTGAGCTTTCTTATTTGGATAATTTTCACGAAAATCCATTTTTAAAACTTAAAAATGAAGATAAAAAAGCGATAGAACCCATCGTAGATTTACTCTATCAAGAATCTAAAAGCAGTGAGAAATCAACCGAAACAATTCAAGCATTATTATTGGTTTTGTTAAGACGTATTCAAAAAATATTTTCGGCAAAAAATAATCAAAATAGCAGCAAACATCAAATGGTAATTTTTAAGCAGTTTAAAAATTTAATTGAATTAAATTTTGCTAAAAATCTTTCTGTTTCAGATTATGCCTCGCAACTGCATATTTCTACTCATCATTTAAATACATCCATAAAAACAATCAGCGGAAAAACACCTACTGAAATAATAAAAAAACGAATTATTTTGGAAGCACAGCAATTACTCCATTTTTCCGAACTTACAGTAAGCCAAATCACCGACCAGCTCGGCTTTGAAGACAGCAGTTATTTTGCACGTTATTTCAAAAAACAAGTTGGAGTTTCTCCATTAGAATTCAGAAAAAGCATCTCCTAA
- a CDS encoding S9 family peptidase produces MNGIRYFLLIFLVNAVSCRKNKRTFSAVAPTEINKRIVISEKCNKLAYSSNEFDYFSPVIIDNISDNKIEYPKITRKPTNNSFPFSFSCDCKYVSIASEQRNGKFRVEYLDLNNNKLIAIPSQELSADNGSPFFSPNNSLIAFLSDGALKLYNYNYQYYLTIKNDSTLKFTNLIWNQSGKGIYLQDLHGDIWLYELSGQRYSILFQSSQPFTTNRLISPTPDDQTFYFISDHESQFNQIYKYTKGRLELAVNSAHDKYLEGRFILNDNLVYRENVNGYLIAKKVALKKSYKLSLMDEVVYDYFSGDDYDIYIGASLNQPAALFRRKKIKSIPDYLSEKIITKPIPKPEEFYNQEGMVNYIYRPIVKTKSWMLWLHGGPYEQVSVRYNMFVNTLVAAGYGVVVLNYPGSTGIGNEYELRELSSEMQLDVQIKRVKRDLNEIELIHPEINKLAVLGNSYGSIIAQNLAADQSFKMDKLIDFSGLYSSESTKNKHPTLYLYGENDFSLINSQRVRFLEIDGDRKGVDIIKLKNEGHVITRKSNNKIVINSLLNFMAED; encoded by the coding sequence ATGAATGGCATAAGATACTTTTTATTGATATTCCTTGTGAATGCTGTATCTTGCAGGAAAAATAAAAGAACTTTTAGTGCTGTAGCTCCGACTGAAATTAACAAAAGAATTGTGATCTCGGAGAAATGCAATAAATTGGCCTACTCTTCAAATGAATTTGATTATTTTTCTCCGGTAATCATCGATAATATTTCAGATAATAAAATTGAATATCCTAAAATAACACGTAAGCCCACAAATAACAGTTTTCCTTTCAGTTTTTCTTGTGACTGTAAATACGTCTCAATTGCGTCCGAACAAAGAAATGGAAAATTTAGGGTTGAATATCTTGATTTAAATAATAATAAGTTGATTGCGATCCCTTCACAGGAGTTATCGGCGGATAACGGAAGTCCTTTTTTTTCTCCAAATAATTCTTTAATCGCTTTTCTTTCGGATGGGGCATTAAAACTTTATAATTATAATTACCAGTATTATCTCACGATAAAAAATGATTCAACTTTAAAATTTACCAACCTAATTTGGAATCAGTCAGGAAAAGGAATCTATTTGCAAGATCTCCATGGTGATATCTGGCTTTACGAACTCTCTGGTCAGAGGTATTCTATCCTTTTTCAATCGTCACAGCCCTTTACAACAAACCGATTGATAAGTCCAACACCAGATGACCAAACATTCTATTTTATTTCTGACCATGAGTCGCAATTCAATCAGATATACAAATACACAAAAGGAAGATTAGAGCTAGCCGTAAATAGTGCGCATGATAAATATTTAGAAGGAAGGTTCATTTTGAATGATAATTTAGTTTATCGAGAAAATGTAAATGGCTATCTCATTGCAAAGAAGGTAGCTTTAAAAAAGAGTTATAAATTGTCACTAATGGATGAGGTGGTATATGATTATTTCTCAGGAGATGATTATGATATCTATATAGGGGCTTCACTTAATCAGCCTGCTGCTTTGTTCAGAAGAAAAAAAATAAAGTCAATACCAGATTATTTAAGTGAGAAAATTATCACTAAGCCCATTCCTAAACCCGAAGAATTTTACAATCAAGAGGGAATGGTTAATTACATTTACAGGCCAATAGTAAAAACGAAATCATGGATGCTCTGGCTTCACGGTGGTCCTTACGAGCAAGTATCTGTACGTTATAATATGTTTGTTAACACACTTGTAGCTGCGGGATATGGTGTTGTTGTACTGAATTATCCTGGCTCTACTGGAATAGGCAACGAGTATGAATTACGGGAGTTAAGTTCAGAAATGCAATTAGATGTTCAAATTAAGAGGGTTAAAAGAGATCTGAATGAGATTGAATTAATACATCCAGAAATTAATAAGCTTGCTGTTTTGGGAAATAGTTATGGGTCAATTATTGCTCAAAATTTGGCAGCTGACCAGAGTTTTAAAATGGATAAACTCATTGACTTTTCAGGACTTTACAGTTCTGAATCGACAAAAAATAAACACCCAACTTTATACCTCTATGGGGAGAATGATTTTAGTTTAATAAATTCTCAACGTGTGAGGTTTCTTGAAATTGATGGCGACCGGAAAGGAGTTGATATTATTAAATTAAAGAATGAAGGTCATGTGATTACCAGAAAATCAAATAATAAAATCGTTATTAATTCCCTTCTAAATTTCATGGCTGAAGATTAA
- a CDS encoding PRTRC system protein C translates to MLLATQLERVFILKDKEQEITLNDPEPKWSVESVLNFYANTYPILTTAKISAPKIKDDKVQYQFESVIGTKG, encoded by the coding sequence ATGTTATTAGCTACCCAACTCGAAAGAGTATTTATTCTTAAAGATAAAGAACAGGAAATTACCCTGAACGACCCCGAACCGAAATGGAGCGTTGAAAGCGTATTGAATTTCTATGCCAACACCTATCCCATTTTAACAACTGCTAAAATATCAGCACCTAAAATTAAGGATGATAAAGTACAATATCAGTTTGAAAGCGTGATTGGCACTAAAGGTTAA
- a CDS encoding transposase, whose product MGSIKLGYALYDKMHEKLTQNKAYHRRLVKRRSSTVEPVLGILINFFNMKRINSRGMAQTNKYILMSGLSYNLKKVLKFVTRKFNQNVQIMNLPKGNFGFYFKVKNTSNISWN is encoded by the coding sequence ATGGGATCAATCAAATTGGGTTATGCACTTTACGATAAGATGCACGAAAAGCTCACTCAAAATAAAGCCTATCATCGCAGATTGGTCAAACGAAGATCAAGCACGGTGGAACCCGTTTTGGGTATCTTGATTAACTTTTTTAATATGAAGCGAATCAACAGTCGAGGAATGGCTCAAACCAATAAATACATATTAATGTCAGGTTTATCGTATAATCTGAAGAAAGTTCTGAAGTTTGTGACGAGAAAGTTCAATCAAAATGTCCAAATCATGAATCTTCCTAAAGGGAATTTTGGCTTTTATTTTAAAGTAAAAAATACGAGTAACATATCTTGGAATTAA
- a CDS encoding alpha/beta hydrolase, producing the protein MKKIILTTVIVLLSIFNNAKAQTGLNFIGRTFDYQIDNFHLNLEIVSDNQAKWTYISAPNNETGKTAVENCKIEEISHGIYKIYWTEKDGSNVVDIFNLNSNEVFVAFSLPNNKLYNYKTSFKIISEKSENMLPIEKVNFKSNNQNVVGLLCKKDNKKKKPAVVILGPICSVKEQSPIQYATRLSEKGFVALCFDARGYGESEGQPRQFESLKNKEEDVRAAIDFLISRNDVDADKIFVIGICNGTNEMMQVSIDDKRIKGIALVSGNYLIKENMVDLLGNEKIWDTHLQRAKLAKEKFEKTGEVEYIKITDSIGNEQLLPPLPIYEWYHPWENKAPYFTYRGGWQNKVTAMSELETLNFDALSVAKKISKPTLLIHGEMSDGGYEYAKQIFNSIPTQNKKSVWIDKTVHFQFYDDPRVIGQAVNEISDWSNQVN; encoded by the coding sequence ATGAAAAAAATAATTTTAACAACAGTAATAGTTTTACTATCCATTTTCAATAATGCGAAAGCCCAAACTGGCTTAAACTTTATCGGAAGAACATTTGATTATCAAATAGATAATTTTCATTTGAATTTGGAGATTGTATCCGATAATCAGGCAAAATGGACATACATTTCTGCACCCAATAATGAAACAGGGAAAACGGCTGTTGAAAATTGTAAAATTGAAGAAATATCACATGGAATTTATAAAATCTATTGGACGGAGAAAGATGGTTCCAATGTGGTTGATATCTTTAATTTAAATTCCAATGAAGTTTTCGTTGCATTTAGTTTACCCAATAACAAACTTTATAACTACAAAACTTCTTTTAAAATTATTTCAGAAAAAAGTGAAAACATGCTTCCTATAGAAAAAGTGAATTTCAAAAGTAACAACCAAAATGTGGTGGGACTTTTGTGTAAAAAGGATAATAAAAAGAAGAAACCCGCAGTAGTTATTTTAGGACCAATATGTTCGGTAAAAGAGCAATCGCCTATTCAATATGCAACACGGTTAAGCGAAAAAGGTTTTGTGGCTTTGTGCTTCGATGCAAGAGGTTATGGCGAAAGTGAAGGACAACCACGCCAATTTGAGAGCCTGAAAAATAAAGAAGAAGATGTAAGAGCTGCTATTGATTTTTTAATTTCGAGAAATGATGTGGATGCCGACAAAATTTTTGTTATTGGCATCTGTAACGGTACCAACGAAATGATGCAGGTAAGTATTGATGACAAACGTATAAAAGGAATAGCATTAGTTTCGGGAAATTATTTGATAAAAGAAAATATGGTCGATCTTTTAGGCAATGAAAAAATATGGGACACACATTTGCAAAGGGCAAAATTGGCTAAAGAAAAATTTGAAAAAACAGGCGAAGTTGAATACATAAAAATAACTGACAGCATTGGAAACGAACAGCTTTTACCGCCATTACCTATTTATGAATGGTATCATCCCTGGGAAAATAAAGCACCTTATTTTACGTATCGGGGCGGCTGGCAAAACAAAGTAACAGCAATGAGCGAGTTGGAAACCTTGAATTTTGATGCGTTGTCTGTGGCAAAAAAAATTTCAAAACCTACTTTGCTGATACACGGAGAAATGAGTGACGGTGGATATGAATATGCCAAACAGATTTTCAACTCAATTCCAACACAAAACAAGAAATCGGTTTGGATAGACAAAACCGTACATTTCCAATTTTATGATGACCCGAGAGTAATTGGACAAGCTGTGAATGAGATTTCAGATTGGTCAAATCAGGTTAACTAA
- a CDS encoding YcxB family protein — MNEIILTLTEKNILDSLLYSASKSEPLKKSRKTGRILFGVIFLLLTLIFLFLNKFIAGVAFVVAAITFILFPQYLKIYYKKYFTKLSKSQENKKLIGLEYRTTLSENYLESNNIYGESKFFYSNFEYISETKENFFIKLKTQVFIMFPKSQIENINELKHYFQEVCTRYEIEYINDENWIWK, encoded by the coding sequence ATGAACGAAATCATTCTAACTTTAACTGAGAAAAATATTCTAGATAGTTTACTATATTCTGCATCCAAATCAGAACCGTTAAAAAAATCGCGGAAAACGGGAAGGATTCTTTTTGGAGTAATTTTTCTATTATTGACTTTGATTTTTTTGTTTCTGAATAAATTTATTGCAGGTGTAGCTTTTGTGGTTGCAGCTATTACTTTTATTTTATTTCCACAATATTTAAAAATTTATTATAAAAAATATTTTACTAAACTTTCTAAATCTCAAGAAAATAAAAAACTTATTGGACTTGAATACAGAACGACATTAAGTGAGAATTATCTTGAAAGCAACAATATTTATGGAGAATCGAAATTTTTTTATAGCAATTTTGAGTACATATCGGAGACCAAAGAAAATTTTTTTATAAAACTTAAAACTCAGGTTTTTATAATGTTTCCCAAATCCCAAATTGAAAATATAAATGAACTAAAGCACTATTTTCAAGAGGTTTGCACCAGATATGAAATTGAATACATTAACGATGAAAATTGGATTTGGAAATAG